A region from the Pseudomonadota bacterium genome encodes:
- a CDS encoding alcohol dehydrogenase yields MYQVFQNPGNGRLEVAVVPGPVVRPGHLLIGNACSLISAGTERSVVQLSRRSLLGKARERPDLVRKVLRKLATEGWSKTVAQVRGKLSEPIALGYSSSGVVIACGEGVQGFRPGDRVASNGGHAEIVCVPTHLCASVPEDVSSEQAAFAVVGAIALQGVRLTRASLGETVFVVGLGLLGQITVSLLRAAGCRVIGTDLDAAKCARAVERGAEVARVGLDGPAVEALTGGLGADAVLVTAAARGAAPLVLAGEAVRKKGRVVLVGVAEIALPRDVWYQKEAEFVVSCSYGPGRYDPRYEEQGHDYPAAWVRWTEQRNIAAVLDMMARGALDVSSLITHRYAVEQATDAYALIESGASPYLGVLLRYDRPPSDRGGASSSERASGATQARATSATTRRVAGDAGNVGVGCIGAGQFARAVLLPLVAAHPRLALQSICSGGGASAARVAERLRFAHVAADAQAVLDDEKVEAVLVLTRHHLHGEQVVKALEAGCHVFVEKPVALRVSEIFTIDDLVRAHPDRFVLPGFNRRFAPGARAVRAFFAEVRGPITVSVRFNAGALSPDHWTQDPEVGGGRIIGEACHAIDLATFLTGSPPVRVYAESIGGAEAPAVTDDQCFITLRHANGSVSSIAYLAGGDATQPKERVEVLGGGRMAVIDDWMETLTSSMGTASRERTRVQDKGHAAEIDAFAAAAVRGGPAPIPWEEVRAVSLASILAVRSLREGVALPVPSTREEAEALDDLPLEEA; encoded by the coding sequence CCACCTGCTCATCGGCAATGCGTGCTCGCTCATCTCGGCGGGCACCGAGCGATCGGTTGTGCAGCTGTCGCGTCGGTCGCTGCTCGGCAAGGCGCGCGAGCGGCCCGATCTGGTGCGCAAGGTGCTGCGCAAGCTGGCCACCGAAGGCTGGTCGAAGACTGTCGCCCAGGTGCGCGGAAAGCTCTCTGAGCCCATCGCCCTCGGATATTCCTCGAGTGGCGTCGTCATCGCGTGCGGGGAGGGGGTGCAGGGCTTCCGCCCCGGCGATCGCGTGGCGTCGAACGGCGGTCACGCCGAGATCGTCTGCGTGCCCACCCACCTCTGCGCCAGCGTCCCCGAAGACGTCTCATCGGAGCAGGCCGCATTCGCGGTGGTGGGGGCCATCGCGCTGCAGGGCGTTCGCCTCACCCGCGCGAGCCTGGGCGAGACCGTGTTCGTCGTCGGACTGGGGCTGCTCGGCCAGATAACCGTGTCGCTGCTGCGGGCAGCAGGATGTCGCGTCATCGGCACCGATCTCGACGCGGCGAAGTGCGCCCGCGCTGTCGAACGAGGCGCTGAGGTGGCGCGCGTCGGTCTTGATGGCCCCGCGGTGGAGGCGCTCACGGGGGGGCTGGGCGCAGACGCGGTTCTGGTCACCGCCGCTGCGCGCGGCGCGGCGCCGCTGGTTCTCGCGGGGGAAGCGGTGCGCAAGAAGGGGCGTGTGGTGCTCGTCGGCGTGGCCGAGATCGCGTTGCCCCGCGACGTGTGGTACCAGAAGGAGGCCGAGTTCGTGGTCTCGTGCTCGTACGGGCCCGGACGCTACGATCCCCGCTATGAGGAGCAGGGGCACGATTATCCCGCGGCCTGGGTCCGCTGGACCGAGCAGCGCAACATCGCCGCCGTTCTCGACATGATGGCGCGTGGCGCGCTTGACGTGTCGTCTCTCATCACGCATCGGTACGCGGTCGAGCAGGCCACCGACGCGTACGCGCTCATCGAGTCGGGCGCTTCTCCCTACCTCGGCGTTCTGCTGCGCTACGATCGCCCTCCGAGCGATCGCGGCGGAGCGTCGTCATCAGAGCGCGCCTCGGGCGCCACACAAGCGCGCGCCACATCGGCCACAACGCGCCGTGTCGCCGGCGATGCGGGCAATGTGGGGGTGGGGTGCATCGGTGCCGGCCAGTTTGCGCGCGCGGTACTGCTTCCCCTGGTGGCGGCGCATCCCCGTCTTGCGCTGCAGTCGATCTGCTCCGGCGGCGGCGCGTCCGCGGCGCGTGTCGCCGAGCGGCTTCGATTCGCCCACGTCGCAGCAGATGCCCAGGCGGTTCTCGACGACGAGAAGGTCGAAGCCGTGCTGGTGCTGACCCGGCATCACCTGCACGGTGAGCAGGTCGTCAAGGCACTCGAGGCGGGCTGTCACGTGTTCGTCGAGAAGCCCGTCGCCCTGCGCGTGTCGGAGATCTTCACCATCGACGATCTCGTGCGCGCGCATCCGGACCGCTTCGTTCTTCCCGGATTCAACCGGCGCTTCGCTCCTGGGGCGCGAGCGGTGCGGGCGTTCTTCGCCGAGGTGAGAGGCCCCATCACCGTTTCGGTGAGATTCAACGCCGGTGCGCTGTCGCCCGATCACTGGACACAGGATCCGGAAGTGGGGGGAGGGCGCATCATCGGCGAGGCGTGTCACGCCATCGATCTCGCCACCTTCCTCACCGGATCGCCCCCCGTAAGGGTGTACGCCGAGTCCATCGGGGGGGCGGAGGCGCCCGCCGTCACCGACGATCAGTGCTTCATCACCCTGCGCCACGCCAACGGCTCGGTGTCGAGCATCGCCTATCTGGCTGGCGGCGACGCGACGCAGCCCAAGGAGCGGGTCGAGGTGCTCGGGGGCGGTCGCATGGCGGTCATCGACGACTGGATGGAGACGCTGACCTCTTCGATGGGCACCGCAAGCCGTGAGCGCACCCGCGTTCAAGACAAGGGCCACGCCGCTGAGATCGACGCCTTTGCCGCAGCGGCGGTGCGGGGCGGTCCCGCGCCCATTCCGTGGGAAGAGGTGCGTGCGGTCTCCCTGGCGAGCATCCTTGCCGTGCGCAGCCTCCGCGAGGGGGTCGCGCTGCCCGTCCCCTCCACGCGGGAAGAGGCCGAGGCGCTCGACGATCTCCCCCTTGAAGAGGCCTAG